Proteins from a single region of Chitinophagales bacterium:
- a CDS encoding NTP transferase domain-containing protein, whose product MKAIIPVAGAGAKLRPHTYTQPKALIPIAGKTILSFIVDQLHEAGINEFIFIVGYLGEKIHEYVEQTYPDLTTHFVYQNERQGTGHAIELTKNIVGDDEVFVVLGDTICEFDVKEVLDSPYSMLGVKKVDDPRNFGVASIGEDGFIEQVVEKPAIPKSNMALVGLYKIKESDFLFECLHHLFVQDIKSHGEYNLTDALDCMIRRGAKFKSFKVKNWFDCGKKESLLESNATLLKKTGGNVEDGHGFQDTIIIPPVSIAPGCTIKNSIIGPHVAIGANTTIEYSIVRDSIIGSYTNLFEVVLDNSLIGSDAAVKGLSRSLNIGDNTEIDFG is encoded by the coding sequence ATGAAAGCAATCATACCCGTGGCTGGTGCAGGTGCCAAACTGAGGCCACATACATATACCCAACCCAAGGCTTTGATCCCCATCGCGGGCAAAACCATTCTCAGCTTTATTGTTGATCAATTGCATGAAGCAGGTATCAATGAGTTTATTTTCATCGTAGGCTATCTCGGTGAAAAAATTCATGAATACGTAGAGCAAACCTATCCTGATCTTACCACACATTTTGTGTATCAGAATGAAAGACAGGGTACAGGACACGCGATTGAACTCACTAAGAACATCGTAGGTGATGATGAAGTATTCGTGGTCTTGGGTGATACCATCTGCGAATTTGATGTGAAGGAAGTGCTGGATAGTCCTTACAGCATGTTGGGTGTAAAGAAAGTAGATGATCCACGCAATTTTGGTGTAGCCAGTATTGGTGAAGACGGATTTATTGAGCAAGTAGTAGAAAAGCCTGCCATTCCAAAGAGCAATATGGCGCTGGTGGGTTTGTATAAAATCAAGGAATCAGATTTTCTGTTTGAATGTCTGCATCACTTGTTTGTGCAAGACATCAAGAGCCATGGTGAGTATAACTTAACCGATGCGTTGGATTGCATGATTCGTCGCGGTGCCAAGTTCAAATCTTTCAAAGTGAAGAACTGGTTCGATTGCGGTAAGAAAGAATCACTGCTGGAAAGCAATGCTACATTGCTGAAGAAAACTGGAGGCAATGTAGAAGACGGTCATGGTTTTCAAGATACGATCATCATTCCGCCGGTAAGTATTGCGCCGGGTTGTACGATTAAGAATAGTATCATTGGTCCGCACGTTGCGATTGGCGCAAATACTACTATTGAATATTCCATTGTTCGTGATAGTATCATTGGTTCATATACCAATTTGTTTGAAGTGGTGTTGGATAATTCATTGATTGGTAGTGATGCTGCAGTAAAAGGTTTGAGTAGAAGTCTGAATATCGGCGACAATACAGAAATCGACTTTGGTTAA
- a CDS encoding nitronate monooxygenase, with product MQMNQRITQLLGIEYPIIQAGMVWVSGWKLASAVCNAGGLGIIGAGSMYPDVLREHIQQCKAATNKPFGVNLPLLYPDIEQQIAIIIEEKVPVVFTSAGNPGTWTNKLKAHGIKVVHVVSSSKFAQKAEQAGCDAVVAEGFEAGGHNGREETTTMVLIPLVKAAVKIPVIAAGGIATGRQMLAAMVLGADGVQIGSRFVCTNEASAHPDFKQAIIQAKEGDTLLQMKKTVPVRLLKNVFADQVREAELRGADAAELNQLLGRGRAKKGMFEGDMEQGELEIGQVSAMMQSIQPAAAVVQEIWNDFQSALNDPLHSLV from the coding sequence ATGCAGATGAATCAACGTATCACCCAATTATTGGGAATTGAGTATCCCATTATTCAAGCAGGCATGGTTTGGGTAAGTGGTTGGAAGTTGGCCAGTGCCGTGTGTAATGCGGGCGGTTTGGGTATTATTGGTGCAGGTAGTATGTATCCTGATGTGCTGCGCGAGCATATTCAGCAATGCAAAGCGGCTACCAATAAACCATTCGGCGTGAACCTACCCTTGTTGTATCCGGATATTGAGCAACAAATAGCGATCATTATCGAAGAAAAAGTGCCGGTGGTCTTTACGAGTGCAGGTAATCCAGGAACATGGACGAATAAACTGAAAGCACACGGTATCAAAGTGGTTCATGTGGTGAGTAGTAGCAAGTTTGCACAGAAAGCGGAACAAGCCGGATGTGATGCGGTGGTAGCTGAGGGTTTTGAAGCTGGTGGGCATAATGGGCGAGAAGAAACCACCACCATGGTGTTGATTCCTTTGGTGAAAGCAGCGGTAAAGATTCCTGTGATTGCTGCAGGCGGTATTGCAACTGGCCGACAAATGTTGGCAGCCATGGTCTTGGGAGCAGATGGGGTGCAGATTGGTAGCCGATTTGTGTGTACTAACGAAGCATCTGCGCATCCTGATTTTAAGCAAGCCATTATCCAAGCAAAAGAAGGTGATACTTTGTTGCAGATGAAGAAAACTGTACCAGTTCGTTTATTGAAGAATGTATTTGCAGATCAGGTGCGCGAAGCTGAGTTGCGCGGTGCGGATGCTGCAGAGTTGAATCAATTACTTGGCCGAGGCAGAGCCAAGAAGGGCATGTTTGAAGGCGATATGGAACAAGGTGAGCTGGAGATTGGACAAGTAAGTGCGATGATGCAATCCATTCAACCTGCAGCAGCAGTTGTACAAGAGATCTGGAATGATTTTCAATCGGCACTCAATGACCCATTACACTCACTTGTGTAA
- a CDS encoding SDR family NAD(P)-dependent oxidoreductase: MPKTILITGATSGFGKAIAETFAAAQWNCIITGRRADRLDSLATELQQKFGIAVHTLCFDVQNRKAVFAAIESLPQNWQSIDVLVNNAGLALGRDSFDQANLDDWDTMMDTNVKGLMYVSKAVLPLMIARKTGHIINIGSTAGKEVYKDGNAYCASKHAVDAISKAMRIDLLPHRIKVTAIHPGAAETEFSIVRFKGDENKAATVYEGYQPLVAKDIADTAFYCANLPEHVCINDLTITCLAQANSFYLHK, from the coding sequence ATGCCAAAGACGATTCTGATTACCGGTGCCACTTCAGGTTTTGGAAAAGCGATTGCAGAAACTTTTGCTGCTGCTCAATGGAATTGTATCATCACCGGCAGAAGAGCAGACCGACTTGACTCGCTTGCAACAGAACTACAGCAAAAATTTGGCATAGCTGTGCATACCCTTTGTTTTGATGTACAAAATCGCAAAGCAGTTTTTGCGGCCATTGAATCCTTACCACAAAACTGGCAAAGCATTGATGTATTGGTGAACAATGCAGGTCTTGCATTAGGTCGTGATTCTTTCGATCAGGCCAATTTGGATGATTGGGATACGATGATGGATACCAATGTAAAAGGATTGATGTATGTAAGCAAAGCTGTATTACCATTGATGATTGCACGTAAGACAGGCCATATCATCAATATTGGTTCAACCGCTGGCAAAGAAGTGTATAAAGATGGTAATGCCTATTGCGCAAGCAAACATGCAGTAGATGCCATCAGCAAAGCCATGCGTATTGATTTGTTGCCACACCGCATCAAAGTAACGGCGATTCATCCCGGTGCAGCAGAAACAGAATTTTCAATTGTGCGCTTTAAAGGAGATGAAAACAAAGCTGCAACTGTGTATGAAGGTTATCAACCCTTAGTAGCAAAAGACATTGCAGACACGGCTTTTTATTGCGCCAATTTACCGGAGCATGTTTGTATCAATGATTTAACCATCACCTGCTTAGCTCAAGCCAACTCTTTTTACTTACACAAGTGA
- a CDS encoding gliding motility-associated C-terminal domain-containing protein, protein MLLAIPAMANHLKGGWVQYIYLGAGANNTNRYQIIVRQYLDCNSTPAQVDQQVYLGIYSGASLVQQHTVRLTGTDILNKSSFDPCINPAPRVCYRIDRYEQIVELPVTTGVYTLAVQRCCRIAGIVNVSQSNTVGVTYTNTIPGTITTFSFANNSSPVFAQKDTAVVCYNSPINFDFSASDPDGDSLSYAFCDGIIGGDNTGTGVQPNPPSPPPYNSVFYNPGFSGAQPLGAQVRIDPRTGLISGTTPNTVGDYVVAVCVSEFRNGFLVGITRKEIHVTVANCQISAARLDPQYISCDGFTLSFFNQSTSSDINSYLWTFGTGRPLIDTTSQPTPTFTYPDTGTYRLKLRVRTVGGCADSTTATVKVYPGFVPSFNITGTCYLNPFQFNNTSFTRYGVIDSVAWDFGETSITTDTSSQYNPRYTYPNAGNRDIRLYIRNSKGCEADTVITLAVRDKPLIPLPFRDTLICSIDSVPILTNIPTGIVDWFPKTNMLRGNTANPIVFPKDTTKYYVTVNDNGCQNIDSLTVNVLDFISVELPRDTGICLSDNITIRPTSFATSYQWSPATGLNNSRTKNPIATPLVTTKYLVTANLGYCQARDSITVFVTPYPQANVTEDTAICFGERIQLNGRIVGSSFSWSPAASLLGSNTLNPIAGPSRTTTYYLTVRDTIGCPKPFQDSVRVTVVPPITVNAGSDTAVVANQPLRLFAVSSTPDFQFNWTPNIGLNDPNIANPVATISLGTDSVLYRVRVTGPGGCYGEDFIKVRVFQTDPELWIPSAFTPNKDGRNDVFKPIPVGISSIVQFSIFNRWGQLVFTTRELNKGWDGIYDGIAQPAGTYVYQAEAIDYTGKRVQKKGSFILIR, encoded by the coding sequence ATGCTATTAGCAATTCCTGCTATGGCCAATCACCTTAAGGGTGGCTGGGTGCAATACATCTATTTGGGTGCAGGTGCAAACAATACCAACAGGTATCAAATTATTGTCAGACAATACCTCGATTGTAATTCCACTCCCGCTCAGGTTGATCAGCAAGTATATCTTGGAATTTATTCAGGAGCTTCATTAGTGCAACAACATACGGTCAGGTTAACTGGTACGGATATTTTAAACAAAAGTAGTTTTGACCCATGCATTAATCCTGCACCCAGAGTTTGTTACAGAATTGATCGCTACGAACAAATTGTGGAACTGCCAGTAACAACAGGTGTTTACACCCTGGCCGTACAGCGCTGTTGTAGAATTGCAGGCATTGTCAACGTCAGTCAGTCTAACACCGTTGGGGTAACTTACACCAATACAATCCCAGGTACCATAACCACATTTAGTTTTGCGAATAACAGTAGCCCAGTATTTGCACAAAAAGATACCGCTGTTGTTTGCTATAACTCTCCCATCAATTTTGATTTTAGTGCTTCAGATCCTGATGGCGACTCATTAAGTTATGCATTCTGCGATGGCATTATTGGTGGAGACAATACAGGAACAGGTGTTCAGCCAAATCCACCAAGTCCACCGCCTTACAACAGCGTTTTTTATAATCCCGGATTCTCAGGTGCACAGCCATTAGGTGCCCAAGTACGTATTGATCCAAGAACAGGCCTCATTTCAGGTACTACGCCAAATACTGTTGGCGATTATGTTGTTGCGGTTTGCGTAAGCGAGTTTAGAAATGGATTTTTGGTTGGTATTACCCGAAAGGAGATCCATGTCACCGTTGCGAATTGCCAAATATCAGCTGCGAGATTAGATCCACAGTATATTTCCTGTGACGGATTCACCTTGAGCTTTTTCAACCAATCAACTTCGTCTGATATCAATAGTTATCTATGGACATTTGGAACAGGCAGACCTTTGATTGACACTACATCTCAACCTACACCCACTTTCACTTATCCTGATACAGGTACTTACCGACTGAAGTTGCGTGTAAGAACCGTAGGCGGCTGCGCAGATTCTACTACAGCTACAGTAAAAGTGTATCCAGGTTTTGTACCTTCCTTTAATATCACTGGCACTTGTTACCTTAACCCATTTCAGTTTAACAATACTTCTTTTACACGCTATGGGGTGATTGACAGTGTGGCATGGGATTTTGGCGAAACATCCATCACAACAGATACTTCTTCTCAGTATAATCCCAGATATACTTATCCCAACGCTGGCAACAGAGATATCAGACTCTATATCCGAAACAGCAAGGGCTGCGAAGCAGATACCGTCATTACGCTCGCAGTAAGAGACAAACCACTGATACCACTTCCCTTCAGAGATACACTTATTTGTAGCATTGACTCGGTACCAATCCTAACCAATATCCCTACAGGTATTGTTGACTGGTTTCCGAAAACAAATATGCTCAGGGGAAATACAGCCAACCCAATTGTCTTTCCCAAAGACACAACCAAGTATTATGTAACAGTTAATGATAATGGCTGCCAGAACATAGACTCACTCACTGTAAATGTGCTTGATTTTATTTCGGTTGAATTACCTAGAGATACCGGCATTTGTTTAAGTGATAATATCACTATAAGACCAACCAGCTTCGCCACAAGTTATCAATGGTCTCCAGCAACCGGCCTTAATAATTCACGAACAAAAAATCCGATAGCTACTCCATTGGTTACAACAAAATATTTGGTAACAGCCAATCTAGGCTATTGTCAGGCAAGAGATTCTATTACAGTTTTTGTAACACCATACCCACAGGCAAATGTTACTGAAGACACTGCAATCTGTTTTGGTGAAAGGATACAATTGAACGGAAGAATTGTAGGCTCCAGTTTCAGCTGGTCGCCAGCAGCATCTTTATTAGGCAGCAATACACTCAACCCTATTGCTGGGCCTTCCCGAACGACCACTTATTATTTAACTGTAAGAGATACTATTGGATGCCCTAAACCTTTTCAAGATTCTGTAAGAGTCACGGTAGTGCCGCCGATTACTGTGAATGCTGGCAGTGATACCGCTGTTGTAGCCAATCAACCACTACGCTTATTTGCAGTCAGCAGCACACCAGATTTTCAATTTAATTGGACACCCAATATTGGCTTAAATGATCCAAACATTGCTAACCCAGTTGCGACAATCAGTTTGGGAACAGATTCTGTTTTGTACCGGGTAAGGGTAACCGGTCCGGGCGGCTGTTATGGAGAAGATTTCATTAAGGTTCGTGTGTTTCAAACAGACCCTGAACTCTGGATTCCTTCTGCGTTTACGCCCAATAAAGACGGCAGGAACGATGTTTTCAAACCCATCCCCGTTGGCATCAGCTCCATTGTTCAGTTCAGCATTTTTAATAGATGGGGACAACTTGTTTTCACTACCCGCGAATTGAATAAGGGCTGGGATGGTATCTATGACGGCATAGCTCAGCCAGCAGGCACTTACGTATATCAGGCAGAAGCAATAGACTATACTGGCAAACGTGTTCAGAAAAAAGGTAGTTTCATTTTAATCAGATAA
- a CDS encoding alpha/beta hydrolase, with translation MQEVFEFDGSKIHYLDTGKGNTIVLLHGFGEDSQIWNKQVTQLQQDYRLIVPDLPGSGNSSMLSTPDTIEAYATAIEALLSHLSVNKCIMLGHSMGGYITLAFAEAFPERLLGWGLIHSTAFADSEEKKMNRQRGIELMQQYGAYAFLRNTIPNLFAESFKKQEPDVLDELIESAKAFTAEACCAYYKAMKDRPDRTHVLSGNKKPVLFVLGTEDVAAPLNDLLQQVHLPSTAYIHILEGVGHMGMLEATERVNAYVAEFAADVFNK, from the coding sequence ATGCAAGAAGTATTTGAATTTGACGGAAGTAAGATACATTACCTCGATACAGGTAAGGGTAATACCATTGTGCTACTACATGGCTTTGGTGAGGATAGCCAGATTTGGAATAAGCAAGTAACACAGCTACAACAAGACTATAGACTGATTGTACCAGATTTACCTGGCAGTGGCAATTCAAGCATGCTCTCAACACCAGATACAATTGAAGCCTATGCTACTGCCATTGAAGCTTTACTAAGTCATCTATCAGTGAACAAATGCATCATGCTGGGACATAGTATGGGCGGGTATATCACCCTTGCTTTTGCTGAAGCTTTCCCGGAGCGATTATTGGGTTGGGGACTAATTCATTCCACCGCCTTTGCAGATTCTGAAGAAAAAAAGATGAATCGCCAAAGGGGAATTGAACTGATGCAGCAATACGGTGCTTATGCATTTCTACGTAATACCATTCCTAACTTGTTTGCTGAAAGCTTTAAAAAACAAGAGCCTGATGTGCTGGACGAGCTGATTGAATCAGCCAAAGCATTCACGGCAGAAGCCTGCTGCGCTTATTATAAGGCCATGAAGGATCGGCCAGACAGAACCCATGTACTGTCAGGCAACAAAAAACCGGTTTTATTCGTCTTAGGAACAGAAGATGTTGCAGCCCCGTTAAATGATCTCCTTCAGCAAGTGCATTTACCCTCAACCGCTTATATTCATATTCTGGAAGGTGTTGGGCATATGGGCATGCTGGAAGCAACTGAAAGGGTAAATGCTTACGTAGCTGAATTTGCTGCTGACGTCTTCAACAAGTAA
- a CDS encoding DUF4105 domain-containing protein: protein MRRILLLLCFLTGTFFSFAQDSSRLRISILTCAPGGELYATFGHTAIRVIDSSTQRDIIFNYGTFDFSDPDFYTKFIRGKLLYFLSAEDPASFAYSYQMDNRSVWEQELNLSPAQKQALFNALLNNMQGDNRYYQYDFLFDNCTTRVSELLSKTTGFTVPQPLVPKGTTYRNILHEYLDKGNQPWSKLGIDLLLGSKIDEPVSIASSMFLPDYLMKGLDSSKPLLAKPKTYFLQTPVIEAGNSTYLPTLVMSVLLIGIVLLSQWKQEQWSLFFKILDSALFYITGMAGILLLFMWIGTDHKACSNNYNLIWALPTHAIAAFALWKKRKWMQTYFKVSSLVYIIVLASWWFLPQEFNPALFYFVLLLLYRSVLQQKWHAHARSI from the coding sequence TTGCGTAGAATCCTTTTATTACTCTGTTTCCTGACAGGTACATTTTTCTCCTTTGCACAGGATAGTTCCCGTTTACGCATCAGCATTCTCACCTGCGCACCTGGCGGCGAACTCTATGCTACATTCGGACATACCGCTATACGCGTGATTGATAGTAGCACCCAGCGCGATATCATTTTCAACTACGGCACTTTTGATTTTAGCGATCCTGATTTCTATACCAAGTTTATCAGAGGAAAATTGTTGTACTTCTTGTCTGCTGAAGATCCCGCTTCTTTTGCGTATAGTTATCAAATGGATAACAGAAGTGTTTGGGAGCAAGAACTCAATCTGTCTCCCGCACAAAAACAAGCTTTATTCAATGCCCTGCTGAACAATATGCAAGGCGATAATCGATACTATCAATACGATTTTCTCTTCGACAATTGTACCACCAGAGTAAGTGAGTTACTCAGCAAAACAACCGGCTTTACTGTTCCTCAGCCACTTGTTCCTAAAGGCACTACATATCGAAACATACTGCATGAGTACCTCGACAAAGGCAATCAGCCCTGGAGTAAGCTGGGTATTGATTTGCTGTTGGGTAGCAAGATTGATGAGCCTGTGAGCATAGCGTCATCCATGTTTTTGCCTGATTACTTGATGAAGGGATTGGATAGCAGCAAACCGCTTTTGGCTAAGCCCAAAACCTATTTTCTGCAAACACCGGTTATTGAAGCAGGCAATAGTACGTATCTGCCCACATTAGTCATGAGTGTTTTATTGATTGGTATAGTCTTGCTATCACAATGGAAGCAAGAACAGTGGTCGCTTTTTTTCAAAATATTGGATTCTGCATTGTTCTACATTACTGGCATGGCCGGTATCTTATTATTGTTCATGTGGATAGGTACAGATCACAAAGCCTGTAGCAATAACTATAACCTGATCTGGGCCCTGCCAACACATGCCATTGCTGCTTTTGCATTATGGAAAAAGCGTAAATGGATGCAAACTTATTTCAAAGTATCTTCTTTAGTCTACATCATCGTTTTAGCAAGCTGGTGGTTTTTACCACAGGAGTTCAACCCTGCGCTGTTTTATTTTGTTTTATTACTGCTGTACAGATCTGTACTGCAACAAAAATGGCATGCGCATGCAAGAAGTATTTGA
- the guaB gene encoding IMP dehydrogenase yields the protein MATRKSSAQKSQDARLFGLGLTFDDVLLMPAFSQVLPRDVDTSTKLTRQLTINIPMLSAAMDTVTEANLAIALAREGGLGILHKNMSIEKQAEQVRKVKRSESGLIVDPVTLHAEATVGDALRMMKENKIGGIPIVDAQQKLVGILTNRDLRFETHDKNRKVKEVMTKDNLVTAPEGTDLKKAEIIFRKHKIEKLPVVNKQGKLTGLITYRDILQLRNFPNAVKDGMGRLLVGAALGITKDLLDRAAALQAVGVDVVTLDSAHGHSAGVINALKTLRKSFKNLQIIAGNVGTAAGAKALADAGADCVKVGIGPGSICTTRIVAGAGVPQLTAIMEVAAALKSKQVPLIADGGIRYTGDMVKALAAGANVVMMGSVFAGVEESPGETIIYEGRKFKEYRGMGSLGAMSQGSGDRYFQDVEDDVKKFVPEGIEGRVAYKGYLREVVYQYVGGLRAGMGYCGAKNISELQKATFVQITNAGMRESHAHDVDITKEAPNYSRK from the coding sequence ATGGCAACAAGAAAATCCTCCGCTCAGAAATCCCAAGATGCAAGACTGTTCGGTTTAGGCCTCACATTTGATGATGTGTTACTTATGCCCGCGTTCAGTCAGGTGTTACCCCGCGATGTAGACACCAGCACCAAACTCACCCGTCAGCTTACCATTAACATTCCCATGCTCTCTGCAGCCATGGACACCGTTACAGAAGCCAATCTGGCCATTGCTCTGGCACGCGAAGGCGGTCTGGGTATCCTGCACAAGAACATGTCTATTGAAAAACAGGCAGAACAGGTTCGTAAGGTGAAGCGAAGCGAGAGCGGATTAATTGTTGACCCTGTTACCCTCCATGCAGAAGCTACTGTAGGCGATGCATTGCGCATGATGAAAGAGAATAAGATCGGCGGTATTCCCATTGTGGATGCTCAACAGAAACTGGTGGGCATTTTAACCAACCGTGACCTTCGTTTTGAAACACACGACAAAAACAGAAAAGTGAAGGAAGTGATGACCAAGGATAACTTGGTAACTGCTCCAGAAGGCACTGATCTGAAAAAAGCAGAAATCATTTTCAGAAAGCATAAGATTGAGAAACTGCCTGTGGTAAACAAGCAGGGCAAACTCACCGGTTTGATTACCTACAGAGATATTTTACAATTACGCAACTTCCCCAATGCTGTGAAAGATGGCATGGGCCGATTGCTGGTAGGTGCTGCATTGGGTATTACCAAGGATTTGCTCGACAGAGCTGCAGCTTTACAAGCAGTAGGCGTAGATGTTGTAACACTAGATAGCGCCCATGGCCATAGTGCCGGTGTGATCAACGCCTTAAAAACACTACGTAAAAGTTTCAAAAACTTACAAATCATTGCAGGTAATGTGGGTACCGCAGCAGGTGCGAAAGCTTTGGCCGATGCAGGTGCTGATTGTGTGAAAGTGGGTATTGGTCCGGGTTCTATTTGTACCACACGTATTGTAGCTGGTGCTGGTGTGCCTCAGCTGACTGCTATTATGGAAGTGGCTGCTGCTTTAAAGAGTAAGCAAGTGCCTTTGATTGCTGATGGCGGTATTCGTTATACTGGTGATATGGTGAAAGCTTTGGCAGCAGGTGCCAATGTGGTGATGATGGGTAGTGTGTTTGCAGGTGTGGAAGAAAGTCCGGGAGAAACCATTATTTACGAAGGCAGAAAGTTCAAAGAGTATCGCGGTATGGGCAGCTTGGGTGCGATGAGCCAAGGAAGTGGCGATCGTTATTTCCAGGATGTAGAAGACGACGTGAAGAAATTTGTACCGGAAGGTATTGAAGGTCGTGTTGCATACAAAGGTTATCTGAGAGAAGTAGTCTATCAGTATGTTGGCGGACTTAGAGCCGGTATGGGCTATTGCGGCGCCAAGAATATCAGTGAGTTGCAGAAAGCCACTTTTGTTCAAATCACCAATGCAGGTATGCGCGAAAGCCATGCGCACGATGTGGACATCACGAAGGAAGCACCCAATTACAGCAGAAAATAA
- the dprA gene encoding DNA-processing protein DprA encodes MDEASLYAIALSMVPEIGSIRAKLLLDHFGDAAAIFKAKKKTLESIEGIGSTVAQSIVNWKDVAFAEAELQLCAEQNITILHYHHPDYPNRLRHCYDAPAALFYKGNADLNQQKIISIIGTRNNTPYGKAITEELLEALQGMDILVVSGLAFGIDTIAHKAALQYQLATVGVLAHGIDTVYPSQHKSLAKDMLAHGGLLTEFPQGTKADRHNFPRRNRIVAGMADATIVIETAEKGGSMITAELAWTYNRDLFAVPGKISDSKSMGCNQLIRQQKAQIYTSPKQFLKDIGWLNKPVKRQSQRLLFPELSETEQQIVNLLQKADSLHIDLLYQQSGLSSSAVATAMLNLEMQNIVLSLPGKMFKLA; translated from the coding sequence ATGGATGAAGCAAGTCTCTATGCCATTGCTTTAAGCATGGTACCTGAAATCGGCTCCATCAGAGCCAAACTATTGCTGGATCATTTCGGCGATGCTGCTGCTATTTTCAAAGCCAAGAAGAAAACATTGGAATCCATTGAAGGCATCGGCAGCACTGTTGCGCAAAGCATTGTCAACTGGAAAGATGTGGCTTTTGCAGAAGCAGAACTGCAACTCTGTGCTGAACAAAATATTACAATACTTCACTATCATCATCCCGATTATCCAAACCGCCTGAGGCATTGTTATGATGCCCCTGCTGCTTTGTTCTACAAAGGCAATGCTGATCTCAACCAGCAAAAAATCATCAGCATCATCGGTACACGCAACAATACACCCTATGGCAAAGCCATCACAGAAGAACTACTTGAAGCTTTACAGGGCATGGATATTTTAGTCGTTAGCGGATTGGCTTTTGGCATTGATACCATCGCACATAAAGCAGCATTGCAATACCAGTTGGCAACAGTGGGTGTATTGGCACATGGCATTGATACCGTCTATCCATCGCAACACAAATCACTCGCTAAGGATATGCTAGCGCATGGAGGCTTACTAACAGAATTCCCACAGGGTACCAAAGCAGACCGACATAATTTTCCGCGCAGGAATCGTATAGTTGCAGGCATGGCCGATGCCACCATCGTTATTGAAACTGCTGAAAAAGGCGGCAGCATGATAACTGCAGAACTGGCCTGGACCTATAACCGAGATTTGTTTGCAGTGCCGGGTAAAATATCCGACAGTAAGAGCATGGGCTGTAACCAACTCATCCGTCAGCAAAAAGCACAGATTTATACCAGCCCTAAACAATTTCTCAAGGATATTGGCTGGCTGAACAAACCCGTCAAACGCCAATCGCAAAGGCTACTCTTCCCAGAACTCAGCGAAACAGAGCAGCAGATCGTAAACCTACTGCAAAAAGCAGACAGCCTGCATATTGACCTTCTCTATCAGCAAAGCGGCTTGAGCAGCAGCGCTGTAGCAACAGCCATGCTGAATCTGGAGATGCAGAACATTGTGCTTAGCCTGCCGGGCAAAATGTTTAAACTGGCCTGA